In one Chitinophaga sancti genomic region, the following are encoded:
- a CDS encoding ComF family protein: MLTALLHLCFPHVCESCGTTLTPTEAFLCHQCMIQLPRTGFQHYTENPVEKLFYGRVPVQHAIAAYYFSQASMLRKLVHKIKYRHKRKLSIYMGKQIGKILAQTSWIHEITCIVPVPITKKREKFRGYNQSALLSAGIAAITGKPVFAHALKRTSFTSSQTRKGRVLRWQNVQHAFKLEQPELLKGEHVLLIDDVITTGATTEACGKLFQQANIPFSICSLAYAHH, encoded by the coding sequence ATGCTTACAGCATTACTCCATCTTTGTTTTCCCCATGTATGTGAGAGTTGTGGTACCACACTCACACCAACAGAGGCATTCCTGTGTCATCAATGTATGATACAATTGCCACGCACCGGCTTTCAGCACTATACAGAAAACCCTGTCGAAAAACTATTCTACGGAAGAGTACCCGTACAACATGCAATCGCTGCTTACTATTTTTCACAGGCTTCTATGCTGCGTAAACTGGTACATAAAATAAAGTACCGGCACAAGAGGAAACTAAGCATCTACATGGGAAAGCAAATAGGAAAGATCCTTGCACAAACCAGCTGGATACATGAAATTACCTGTATAGTACCAGTACCTATTACTAAAAAGAGGGAGAAATTCCGTGGCTATAATCAATCCGCTTTACTATCAGCTGGCATCGCTGCCATAACAGGAAAACCAGTGTTTGCACATGCACTTAAAAGAACCAGCTTCACCAGCTCTCAAACCCGCAAAGGCAGAGTACTTCGCTGGCAAAATGTACAACATGCTTTCAAATTGGAGCAACCTGAATTATTGAAAGGAGAACACGTATTATTAATAGATGATGTGATCACTACAGGCGCTACCACTGAGGCATGCGGAAAGCTCTTTCAACAGGCAAATATTCCGTTCAGCATTTGTTCACTGGCATATGCACACCATTAA